The Elaeis guineensis isolate ETL-2024a chromosome 14, EG11, whole genome shotgun sequence genomic sequence TGCACCGCAAGCTCACGCATTTTTCGCATCGCCGCTACAACATCCTTCTCCTCCTGCAACAAGCCCTCCCACCGGTTCCAAACCGAGCTAAAATGCGGCTCGACAACCTTCATGGCAGTGGCGGACGCCGTGGCTGCTGCGATCGCGGGTGTGGCCGGAGACACCGCCAACGCGAGTATCACCGAGCAGGCCAAGACCGCCACGATTTCTGCCATGTAGGCCACATCCCAAACCTTCCTCCGTTTCTTGAGCGATCTCAGCCTCTTCTTGAGCTCGTGATCCCTTTGACGCAGCTTGGCCAGTTGCGGCAGCCGCGCGCCAGCCTCCCCTATCTCGCCGAGGTTTAGCCTTGCAAATGGGTCGCCCAACGCCCTCGACTCCTTCAACTTGTCCACAGCCTCCGAGTACTTGTtgctgctcttcttcttcttcttctttttgtcatTCCTTCTTTCGGCTTTCTCCTTCTCGAAGTCCTCGAGAGCCCTGCGGATAGTAGATAAAATGTGTTGGGGCCTGTCGAGACAGCCCTTGACATCGGTGAGAGACCTCAGTGTCTTGATGGTATGGTCGAGGTGGTCATTTATAAAGAAGAGGAGGGCAGGGTTCTTGGAGATTTCCTCCTTGAGCTCGGGTGTACCGACGAGGCTAGGCTCGTCGAGAATGAGAGCAGGTGGTGCCCAGGAAGGGAGGCCAAGGGATCGGAGCTCCGCTACAAGCAGGTCGGTCTCCCCACGTCGAACTGCTCTCGAGCTTACGACGTCGGGCTTGCTCGACTTGCAACCCATTAGAGACGATCGTACAAAAATCACTTTAGAAGCACTGGGATATCAAGAGAAACCCAGTTTAACAAAGCCTATCTGCATCATTTTTCTGGGTAAAAACTCTACAGCCTCCTTGCAATtatatatagtttttttttttttttcaatttgataGGATGACTACTCTATTACATCACCATATAAACCGACTGTAACAAGGTATATAGAAGCAGTACATACAATAAGAGAAGAAAGCAGCCAAACAAAAAAAATGAGAAGTCAAGCAAGTTAAGCAATAAGACATCAAAATAAGAAAACAAAAGTGTAATGAGCTGTAGGTAGACCAGAGCCCCGGGCAAGTATTATGGTAAAAGATAGCCTGTGAGAGCGGCGAGCTCGACGGGCGGCTTTATATAGCGTTTTTGGTTGGTTGGTGGAAGGGAAGCAACGGTTACATTTCCTATTGGGGTGGGATCGGTTGATGATGCATGCAGCAGAGATGGCTCGCGCGACACTTGATGTTTCGACACGTGTGCAGAGCAAGGTCGTGTATACAACTACCGGACACGCGTCGAGCAGTAAGCAACCATTTAAGGAGGAAGGAAGAAATATTTATAGCAACGGTGCTGTTCTTTATGGGCCGGCCCATTAGATCCCGGATATATTTTCCCTTACAATTACTAAGAAAAGTATGGATGGTTTCCATAGGAGTTGCTTCCTTCGTTTACCAACCTTCTTTTCGGAGAAAATTAACATTTGCATGCAAGTACGTCGAAGATTACGAGATTCTTAGGTGACGTAGGCTTGTCAATTGGCAGCGGAAGGTGGACTGAAAAATGGCAGGAGAATTTCTGGATGGAATTCGGCACAGCGTGATATATATATTACCTGGAGCTGATGGCAGAGCTGACGGAAGGAGCACGACCAGAAATCCAGTAGGGGGGAAAAGCCCTGGAAAGTTGGCTTAGGAGTGTACGGATGGTTTCAGCGGTAAGATCCAgcctttaattaaattttgacaAAGACCTAATTAACACCAACACAAAAGTGAAAAGAGAGTTGATCTAATCTTTTGTTGAGTGATTATATCTTAAGACTAGACCTAAATTAAGCTTATTTAAGTCTTGTTTGATACGGCATTTGAGCCGAGTTTAGGTCACAATTTCAAACCTTAGACCCGATGAGAGTCATTTTTGTTCTTGTGTGCAAGTCGACGAATAAGGACCACGATCTATGTGTGTGAGTGGTTGTGTGCTAGTCATgccttttttttgtaaaaaaaattaattcaaatctccTTGTAATAGTCAAATGGTACTTGCATATGAAGGGATGGTATTTGGTTGACCATACATTTATGTTGGCAAGTTTCACCTCCATACCAACTGGTTTAACGGTTTCTAAACCTAACTCTTTAGTTTTTGCTTTTACAAGGATTTTTCTTTTTTCGAACATAAAAAACATACTGAATGCTACACATTTAGGGCTGTTTGGATGATTTTTTCCTAGATATAAGTATGAGATAGGTAATATACATTTACTAATTAAATTCCCGATAtacatattttcaatatacttttaCTAAATTCCCGATATACCTATTTCTATTGATAAAAAATTGTTGAGAAACCTCTAAATACATATCATtttgcatgcaaaaaaaaaaatatatatatatatatatatatatatatttatttatttatttatttatttatatatatatttgagtattttttatgaaagattaatCCACTTTGAATGCCCTAATATATAAGATGCACTTGTAGAGTGTAGGATGAGCTTCCACCAACTATTCTAAGTGGCTATTATGATACCGTAGTGATTTCTACTTTTATCTATGATTCTAAACTTTCATTGtcatcactataagaaaataagttattagctatgaaaaatttttatcgctaataagtcAAATTTATCGTTAattataattagcgatgaaaattttgtcgtcaaaattttatcgcaaaaaataccgtcgttaataatattttacgatgaaaattttttcatcgtcaataaaaataatttgcgatgaaatattttcatcgtaaaaaactaaaaatgaaaaaacttattcgtaaaatgagtttTCGATGGGAGTTGATGGGACGCAGGGTATAAGCGATACAAATTTTTGTTGCTACtaatcaattttcatcataaataattcgaacaaaaaatatttataataaaaaaataatttttgtcgctaataattttcatcaaaataaaattcttgctgaaaaaattcagccccgaaaaaatatatttgatgacaaaatttttttccatcactaataattaataaaaaataattttttatttaaaaaaaattctcctaACCAAGACTTGTTTCTcgtattattttcttccattcatttttcattcatctcttagccacagtaatgcaataatatatgtatatatgtttgtgtgcgtgtgtgtgtatatagCTGATGTAGTAAATATATCAACTTTTCAGAATATTTTAGTAATGAAATGAATGAACTATGGTAAGAACAAAAACTTGCAACAACTCTGCTTCTTCTCATCGACAGTCAGCTCGATGAAGCATGGGTGATGCAGTGcaagcatccactcctcaagggccTATACCACCACCTATTATAGAGGATCCGTAACGATTGAACGATCTGATTCGATAGGTCCAAACATTGACCAACACCGTCTAGCATTTATAGTAAACCACAAAGCAATGACAACCGCTGCAACATGCTCTTCAAACTGTGCCCTCTCCGTGTAGCCAGCAAAATTGCTTCCAGAGAATCTTTCTCGAAGTACGTATCATTCTGTCCTGATCGATCGACAATCAGCATCCTATCAGGGTCCAGGCATGAAGAATAATGCCAACATTTTTCGATCTCTTTCAATGAAGATTCTACCTTGGGCTACTCTCCATGCCTCACAAAATCTTGTCGGGATGAGGACCTCGAGCAAAAGATCCGAAAGATCGAATGTCATCTAGGCGAGATTCAAATGGGCAGTCAAAAGAATGACGACATCCTCGGCTTCAATTTCCAAccatttttttcttgatcaatcctccaaaaattaattttggattggttcaagatgccacagatagagCCTTATAAAGATTGAAAATCAGGAATATCTAAATATCCACATACTTTTTTTgtacacatattattttttaaaaattatttaatatttatttttataaatataaaaaaatttactataatatatctaaacatccttcaatagaaaaattttcatcgctaatatttgaaaaaaaataaaaaaatttaaaaattaataaattacaGATTATTAGCGGTGAAAATTTTTCGTTGTAAATAGTGGATTATTTACAAcgaatatatatttttcatcataaataatttataatttttaaatttttattttttttattttttctcatttattagcgataaattttttttatcataaataatagagtatttacaACGAAAATTGAGTTTTTGTCACCAATATTCGATTATTGATGacgttaaatttttatcataaataatttataatttttaaatttttaaatttttttattttttttcatatattagcgacgaaaatattatctcataaatactagagtatttgtGACAGAAAATTATGTTTCATTGTGAATATACAAGTATTTgtgacgtaatatttttatcttaaataatctataatttttaaatttttaaaattttttatttttttgcacatattagcaacaaaaaatttttatcataaataaaatattttgtgatgaatatttagttttcatcgctaataatcattatttatgacgtaatattttatcgtaaataatctataatttttaaatttttaaaattttttattttctttcaaatattagcgataaaaatttttcatcgtaaatacttgagtattagcgacagaaaataatttttcatcatgaatattttggtatttatgacataatattttcatcataaataatctgtaatttttaaatttttaactttttttattttttcacatattagcgatgaaaatttttcgtcataaataaaatatatttgcaacgaaaatttaagtttcatcgtcaatactccattatttacgatattatattttcatcgcaaataatctataatttttaatttttaaaattttttattttctttaaaatattagcgatgaaaattttttatcgtaaatacttgagtatttatgacagaaaataacttttcatcatgaatatttcaatatttatgatgtaatattttcatcgtaaataatctgtaatttttgaatctttaaaattttttattttttttacatattagcgACGATAAACTTTCGTTGTAAATAATaggtatttgtgataaaaatttaggtttcatcgccaatactctattatttacgacgtaatattttcatcataaataatatttaattattaaatttttaaaattttttattttttttcaaatattagtgacgaaagtttttcgtcgtaaataacatatatttgtgacgaaaatttaatttttgttgcaaatactttcattatttacgatgaaattattttcgtctctaaaatttgaaaatttaaaattaaaataaatattttattatttgtgatgattaatttcatctaaataatatgtatttacgataaaattttattttcgatgcaaatatgaagatatttatgatggaaaattattttcatcgtaaataaataattattagcgatgaattttattttcatcgtaaatatctttatttgtgatgaaatatattttcatcgtaaataaattcatcgtaaaaaatagtattttttgTAGTGCATAAATCAAAAACTAACTGTACTATGATGGTGATATGATAAATTACTGCttgaaattttcatgattaaGTCATACTAATCCCCAAGTAATCCTTTTTTCAGGCATCATGCATGAGGCTCTCATCGATGGCTTGGAGGTTAATGGTGGGAGGGTTTTTGTTTCCTCTAATTGACAACTTTCCACATAATTACTCTACGTGGACGTTAGATATCCTATTACCTAGTTTCCTTTGGCATATTGCACAATTGCAGGTATACAAGGATCAATTTTATATGCATTTACTTTTTGTTTTCGCTTGGATAAGAAATATTATTTAATCAATAATCGAGATACTCCTACACATGAAGAATCTATTTTCATAGTTTTAACCCATGATTATGGATGTAATGTAATGATCATGTATATGTTTCACTCGATATATATCTATCATAGACGAATCTTGTAAAATCTATTTTCTATCTAGACCCACTTATTTGCTTATCATCCGAGAGAAACaaataaattttatccttttcatttttcacagaaagaaaaattttgcatCATTGCATCTAATACTAAATTCTTGACAAATATGACAATCATGATAATATGGGTCATTACAACAAATTAATGAGATATGCGGTAGACAAACTTTCACTTTCTTGGTTCCTTCATTCCTCAATCCCTTCCGTAGTATAAATAAAGCCATCAATCCCTTCCGTAGCGTAACATAATGtaacataaaattttgaatttgacttGACGGAGTCGACACTTTATATGTCTTGATCATGCAAATGGGTCGTGTCTGGTCTAGATTCGAGACTATCATTTGGACCTGGACCACATTTTATCGTTGAACCTGACCGTTGGCTGAGTCTGTAGACTGCCGCGTAAACGTGCCCCCGTAAttggaatcttttttttttttaaagtaattcGTGTAAAAGAGTACCCTCAAGGAGAAATATCCTGAAGCCGGCACGTAATTTCCGTCGTAGCCCACGGTTTTGCTTCCGGGAGTTTTCCGAAGACTAACGGGGGGCCGCCATGGCGCTTCGATCGACAATGACGTGACATCTTATCCTCAACACGTGTCTTATCGCTCCAACACGAGCCTATCGAGATCCTTCGAGCGGACTCTGATTCGGTCCCCAGCTCCTGGGCCCACACATACTTTGAGGCTGGAACTATGCCACGTCAGAAGGTCCCAAAAATAAGTCACTACCGGAGACTAGGCTCGCAAAAAAAACTTGTCACTTCAGCCGTCCGATGGAACGTAGATCGAACGGTCATGAGAGGGCGTTGTCTATAAGAAGAGGGCCTCCCGTTCGAATTTGTTTCCAACCTATCATTTTAGGGGGGGGTTCTGTTGAGAACGTGAGATTCGCGGCTCCAGCTCTTGCTTCTCTCTCTCTACCTGGGATTTGGAGCAAGGGTTCTTTGATCGTTCCGGATCGGTTGAATCGCTCGAAGATGGCCGAATCCATCCACAAATCCGATGAAATCGTAAGGAGTTCTTCCCTGATCTCTCAAGTTCTTTTGTAATTTTAGTGGGTCTGGCTTGATTTCTTGGAAGAAATCGAGCTTCGGATCGCCTTGGAGATGGCCCAAGGTTAGGATGGTTGGTTTTGTGATGCAGAGCCAGGAGGGGGGAGGGCCGAAGCTCAAGTACCTCGATTTCGTGCACGTGGCGGCGATCCAGGCGGTGGTGTGCTTGGCGAGCGTCTACGACTTCGCCAAGGAGAACTCTGGCCCGCTGAAGCCCGGCGTCCAGACCGTTGAGGGCACCGTCAAGACCGTCATCGGCCCCGTCTACGATAAGTTCCACGATGTCCCCCTCGAGTTCCTCAAGTTCGTCGATCGTAAGGTCAGTAAATTTCCCAGTCCCTCCTTCCCGCTCCTTGCTAGAGTTTTCTATGTCAGTTTCTTTTTGATTCCTCTTCTGAGCCGCCCGGGAGGTTCCCGTCGGCGGCGATGGCCCGCCGTCTCGGATCCCAGCGGCGCATGTTAGCGTTCCTGGATCCCGGGTGGCGCACGATACTGCGACGAGGTTCTCCGTTATATCACGGCGTTCGGTTGCTCCTTGTTCGAAGGGCGGCGGACTTTGAAAGCTTTATCGTCCCGCTTGAAGCCCGGCGCGCGTTAAATGAATCGATGCCATACGGCGCTCCATGGAGAGGTAATTGTCTGGTCTTGTTGTCGCGTGACAGGTGGGGGACTCGGTGCGGGAGCTGGAGCGGCACGTGCCGTCGTGCGTGAAGTCGGCGTCAGCCCAGGCGTACACGGCGGCCCAGAAGGCCCCCGAGGTGGCGCGGTCCGTCGCCGGCGAGGTCCAACGTTCGGGGATGGTGGCGACGGTGGCCGGGAAGGTGAGGGCGGCGTGCAAGCGGTACGAGCCGGTGGCCAGTGAGCTGTACAAGAAGTACGAGCCGGTGGCGGAGAAGTACGCTGTGGCGGCGTGGCGGTCACTGAACCGTCTCCCGCTGTTCCCCCGGGTGGCGCAGATCGCGATCCCCTGGGCGGCGTACTGGTCGGAGAAGTACAATCGGGCGGTGGGGTGCGCAGCGGAGCGGGGATACGCGGTGGCGCGGTGCATGCCGCTCGTCCCCACGGAGAGGATCGCCAAGGTGTTCGGGAACGAGTCGCCGGGGTCGCCGGTGGCTGCCGCAGCGGCGGAGTGAGGCTTGACGGTGGTGCATGGGAATGCGGACTCGATAACGATGGCAACCTTTGAAGACGTTTGATGTGAAAACTATAAAAAGCTATGGGGTCCGGGTACGATGGATGGGCTTCCTTGTAAAGCGTTTTTAATGTTTTAGCTTATCTGAGCGTTATTGTGCAGGCTCAAAGCTGATCGTGGTTTAATAATAGTTGTGGAAACTTATTAGCAGTTGATATTATATAAACTATCAAATTTTGTATAATATTGTGGCCGAATTGATTCTGGGAAGAAGTAGTTAATTAAAGAGATAATGTTGGAAATGATTGGGCAAGTGGATGAGCCTTTCTGAAGGTTGGAAATGAAGTCTTGGAAAAGGACATATTCCTAGAAAAGATTCTAGATAGGATTAGAAGAGAGACCCTAGAATCACCTGTCGCATCTAAAGAATGGCATCTATTCGGATGGGATGGCACCATTTGTTTATATCTGTATTGATTTTGTGATGAGTCTTGCATTAATTAGAGGACAACTAGAGTTGCATGAGTGAAATAGACTGTTATGATCCTTTTGGTTGACGGAAAATAGAGGGGAAGGGagggagaaaaaaatatatttttttaaaaaataaaaaaaatattttttatttaattaaaatttaaaaaaagataggatgaaaaaaattatttttataaaaaattattttttatattttatgagaagtaaaaatttatagaaaaaataaattttgatactttTCGTGACATGAGAAGTGATagtttttttgttctttcttaaaatatttttttaagatatataattaaaatttagtaaaatatcaataagtaattagaatgaaatactgaatagtaatataattttatattaatattatcttaatattcatataaatataatataaatatttattatattttaatattattttaatatttttattaatataatatttttattaatgttaatataatatttatactaatataatattatatttatatatattaataaatttattatattaaaatattcatattatgttaatataatattaatatattagtattatattaatacaataaattattatggtctaatattatattataatatattattattatatttatattaatataaatataatattaatatttatataaaatttatgagtaaaaatatataattttatatctattaaagatataatagatattttatacagttttttaaaaaaaataaatatttatataaaaataaattattttataataaatcatttttttttatcaatcaaatatatcaaaactttatttttttaaaaaaaaattaaaaaaaaaaattttgcgaaCCAAACGAATCCTTGGACGTTAATCCTGAGTTCTATACAATGAAAGGATTGGAAGCTGCAAATGACCGAAGCAGTAAGTGACAAAGGCTTCGGGCTAAAGTGGGGGCTTCCTTATAACGATGGACCGTTTGGAGAGGGAGACAGCTTCAAGTGGTGGGACAGGGATGCTCTTGCACGATCAACAACATTTGGTGCGTTCTAAAGCATTTGATGATTGCAATACCCCTATTCTATTGCAGGCGTATCTGGTGTAGGATTAGGAATTTGAACTCTGCTAAAAATCTTTTGTCATATCTGGCTGGTAGGACCGAAATCTTTGGTCAAAAGAacgaatgaaaagaaaaatctatGTTAATGATTCACATTTCAAGGTAGAACTATTGGTAGTCTTAGCTACTCGATCTAGTTGCCGGAGCAAATATATTATACCCATTGTACCAATTAAGCAATATGATAAAAaggatttttttgatataaattaaagaggtttttgaaagaaaagaaaagaaaaaggacaaCATTATTGAGGTTATACTTAAATAAATGATTACCGCATTGCCTCTCACAAAGGACAAACTAGCTGGGAACTTGTGAATAGAGTATCCGAACTAAGCATCTAAAGTGCCCTCTTCCATTCAGATGCGGTTTTTCATGGCTCGTTGGGTtcgctgaaatttttttttttactttttaaaaaattatttattaaaaatataattttaatatatttaattgatcatatgaaaataatttattataaaataatttatatttcattgagcatttattttctttaaaaaaattatatagaataaCTATTACATCTTTAATAgatacaaaattataatttttgctcttaaattttatataaataataatattatatttatattaatataaatataatataaatatattataatataacaatagatcataataatttattatattaacataatactaatattatattaatatatcattaaaattttaatataataaatttattactatatatatatataatataatattaatataaatataaatatattaatataaatattatactaaaattaataaaaatattacattagtttaaatattaaaaatataaaaatataatatttatattaatataatataatattaatatattagactGTTGCTTCTCCTCGAAGTCTATCGGAGTGTCGATGCAGGTCTCAAGGACGATCTACAGCGACAGTCGGATGTTGATCCGGAGCATCGGgaatgtacaaaaaaaaaatctatatatgcCGGAGAGAGAGTGGGAGATGGAGGGTTCTCCAGTGGGGGaacctctgatgcttaagttagagaggGTTCGAAGAAGAGAGAGAACAAAAGAGAAAGATGGAATCAGagtctgaaatttttttctttttctccttccttTTTATAAGAAGGAATCTAACAGGTTGTTAGAGCCTGTCAGAGCTAGAGAGGAGGCCATCATGGGGCCAAGATAGTGATGTTAGTAAGTTATTGCAATGTCGGTCGTCTACGTTCGGAGTGTAGTGGACCGCTATAACAGAATATTGACATGGCAGATTCTGCATGCCAGAAAAGTCTCGTAGCATTTAAACTGGAGGATGGTGCACGGTAGACTAGGGTGGAATAGAATGAGACCGGTAGGTGTTCAACGATGTCGACCTAGCCGAGGTTCCGATCTCTTATATGTCATCAGCTAATGGCCAATGTCCATGATTGGTGGGGgatcgatgcttgggatcgcaatCTAGATCGATGATGAATCATGAGTGATCGGGTCATGATGCCAAGTGTCTACCATGTCATCAAGAGATGGATATCTCATCTGTCAGATGAATTACGGCTCAACACTTACCTCTCACTTTTCTGTCCGAAGAATTTATGCTCGAAAATAGACTGTGGCCTAAGGTCAAGTGTCGAAGCGAGTTTTCTTGCCATCGTGATGATGAGTTGACGGAGCCAAGGATATTGATCGTCGCTTCGGACCCATCCCGATGCGAAGGCAGTTTGATGATGATTTAAGTCAATGACAACTTATTTCAGACTGTCACCAAAGAGAGACTTCGGATGGAATTAGTTGCAGTAAGATACTCTTGGGCCCGACCACTGTGGGAGTAGTTGTAGTTGGACCCTGACTGCCAGTCTGCCAGTTGCCGTCCTGCAATTGTTGGGAGTCATGGTGAAAACGTTGGCATGCTGTCTATTTCCAAAAGGAGGTGAAAACATCTCGTCTGCCATAAATGTTAGTACAGGATTTGAGGCATCATGATGATTCCGAGCAAAACAACCCTCGCACATCCCTTCGGTCTGTGGGGTTGCGTCACGTGGCGACTTGCCGGACGTCGGATGAAAGCGGAGAGATCTGAGCCATCGAGAGCCTCAATATTAACTTGAGCACTCAGGCTTTATTCCTGCTTCTCGCCGTTGTCACTGTTGCTTGGCTTCGAGAGTTCTGTCGCTAGAGTCTTCCACCAAAGAGTTTTCGAGAGCTTCCTAGTAGAGAATCCGATAAGGGTTTCCTCCCCGGATCCTTTAGTTCCTTAGATAGCTTCACAGCCTTCATGCCTTCTTCCAATAGATTTTTGTAGTTCCTTTGATGGCTTCTAGTGAAGCTTCTCATAGTCGAGGTAGGGCATCTTTGGGATCCGACCACGAAGGATTTCATCTTATCAAGTTCGAGTTGAGGAAACTTTAGATTCGATACTTTATTCCATCAGAGTTTAGGTTGGTCATCCCTGGTAGGGATGAATGGGTCTTGAGTCCTCCGAAGGGTGGTGTCGCTTTTTATGAGGAGGTACTGCTTGTCGATCTCTGATTTCTCCTTCACCCTttcttttctgaacttttttatCATTATAGGATCCTTCCCACTCAGATGACCCTGAATGGGATTCCGGCTGTCATATCCTTTATTTTGATTTGCGACATCATTAAGGTCCTCCCTTGGTGTTTGCTTTTTCGGTGCCTTTTTACTTCAAAGACGCATTCATACGATGAgggttggtggtacttctcctttTGGTTGAAGCGCAAGATTTTATACGGTCTTCCATCTTCGATCTATAACTGAAAGAAAGAGCATATTGTGGTGTAGAAAGGACATCTTTACTCCCATATTAGTTATGAGTCAGAAGAGAATATAGCttatatggattgaaatattttctcctCCTTGAAGTGtctttaaaggacaaaatcgtgaggctcCAAATGACCAAGGCCTACTGAAGCTCAAAAATG encodes the following:
- the LOC140853640 gene encoding UPF0496 protein 1-like, which gives rise to MGCKSSKPDVVSSRAVRRGETDLLVAELRSLGLPSWAPPALILDEPSLVGTPELKEEISKNPALLFFINDHLDHTIKTLRSLTDVKGCLDRPQHILSTIRRALEDFEKEKAERRNDKKKKKKKSSNKYSEAVDKLKESRALGDPFARLNLGEIGEAGARLPQLAKLRQRDHELKKRLRSLKKRRKVWDVAYMAEIVAVLACSVILALAVSPATPAIAAATASATAMKVVEPHFSSVWNRWEGLLQEEKDVVAAMRKMRELAVHELENVRLTFEKLKIDIDAMLDRVDFVIGGEEEEMAVRIGILSGHIMAREVEKGIDGLKENLDSCSDKIRKAATEFLKMIMKDI
- the LOC140853730 gene encoding stress-related protein-like, giving the protein MAESIHKSDEISQEGGGPKLKYLDFVHVAAIQAVVCLASVYDFAKENSGPLKPGVQTVEGTVKTVIGPVYDKFHDVPLEFLKFVDRKVGDSVRELERHVPSCVKSASAQAYTAAQKAPEVARSVAGEVQRSGMVATVAGKVRAACKRYEPVASELYKKYEPVAEKYAVAAWRSLNRLPLFPRVAQIAIPWAAYWSEKYNRAVGCAAERGYAVARCMPLVPTERIAKVFGNESPGSPVAAAAAE